The region TTCACGCAGGCCGCTTTCTTGCAGTACGCGCTCAAGAATGACTTCTCCCCAATTGCCTTGTTGTTTATTATCACCCTTTAATGCTTTGGTTAAGTTAACCGCGTCTTGACTCATTTGAAGGTTAAGGGCTTTAAGGTCATCCAGTTGATGTTTTAAGGCACTGCGCTCGGTCTGCTCTTGGCTGTAGGATTCCCTAACTTGTTGCCTGAAACCTTCTAACTGTTGCTTTAATGGTCCAAGCACGCCGTCCATTTGAGTCACGTTTTGCTTTTTGAAATTTTCAGTTTTTTCTTCAAATATACGGTTTGCCAGATTTTCAAATTGCAGCTTGAGTCTTTCTTCTGCGGTTTCAAGTAAAACTATTTTGTCATTCAGTGCCGTTTTTTCGATATCGGCTTGTGCTTGTATACTTTGTTGCATGGCATTTGATTTAGAAAGCGCGAGCTGGGTTTCCATGAACTTTCGCTGGCCATCATTTAGTTGTTGTTCCAGTGATGGAATACGCTCTGCTTGTGCTTCCATTTTTGCGAACTGAGCAATTAATGTTTCTACTTTATTTTGCACCAAAATCAGTGCATCTTGTTTATCATCGATTTGTTCAGTTAATGCTTGTTGTTTGATGTTGGAGTCATTGGTTAACTGGGCCATTTCTTCGGTGATGCGTTGTTTATGCTGCTCCCAACGAAGACGGGTTAATCGTTGATTAAGTAAAGCGCCTATGAGTAAAGATAGAAAAGCGACGGCGGCTAAAACGATAATTTCTGGGATAGTTAAATTCGGCGGAAAAGGCATACTGCAACCCTGCAAAAAATGATGCTTAAGATTCTCATGCAGGGGAGCACTGTGCAAGATACAAAGGGGCTAATTATTACTTAAGCGCTTAATTATTAAACTCAAAGGATAAAAATAGTAAACTCTTTGAAATTTTAACGCGTATTAGACTGTCTACTATTTTAATAATCTAACAATAATTGAAAGAGGTGACCTATGGTGTCAAAGAAAGGTTTTTTTAAAGGGATTGCGAACCCACCATCATGGGCATTAAAAGATCATCAAGTTACCCCTGAAGGGGTTTTTCGAGACCGCCGCAATATTGTCAAAGCACTTGGGTTGGGGTCTTTAGGGGCAAGCTTGCCAGGGCAAGTTCAAGCAGGTTTATTTGATTTGTTTGGCAGTGACGATAAACCCGCTTTTGCTGTGCAAGGTCTTGATTATTCAAAACCGAGCGCTTTTCAAATCAATGATAAATTAACCCCTGAAGATAAAATTATTCGTCATAACAATTTTTATGAATTTGGCACCAGTAAACAAGATCCTTTTGATAATGCGCAGTCTTTTCAAGTGGACCCTTGGGAACTGAAAATTGAAGGCTTAGTTGATAAACCGTTAACGTTGAATTTGCATGATTTGACCACTAAGTTCGGACTTGAGGAAAGAACGTATCGTTTACGTTGCGTTGAGGCCTGGTCGATGGTGGTGCCTTGGGTTGGTTTTTCACTAGCGGAATTATTGAAGATGGCTGGGGTGTCTAACAAGGCGACCCACGTTGCGTTTGAAACTTTGTTTGACCCTGACCAAATGCCAGGACAGAAAAATCGCTTAATGGGCGGGGGTATTCATTACCCTTATGTTGAAGGCGTAACCATTGCTGAAGCGATGAATGAGTTACCGTTTCTTGCTGTCGGGCTGTATGGTAAAACACTGCCACCACAAAACGGTGCGCCAGTGAGATTGGTATTACCTTGGAAGTATGGTTTCAAAAGCATTAAGTCAGTGGTTAAAATCCGTGTTACTGACAAACAGCCACCAACCAGTTGGAATCAGTTAGCATCCAGTGAATATGGCTTTTATGCCAATGTGAACCCTGAAGTTGACCATCCACGTTGGTCACAAGCATCTGAACGCAGTATTGGCGAAGGCGGTTTATTCTCGGCTAAACGTATACCTACTCAAATGTTTAATGGCTATGGTGATTCAGTGGCTGACTTATACAAAAACCTAGACTTGAGGAAGTATTATTAATGCGATTAACGTCACGTGGATTATTTTGGCTTAAAGGTTTTTTACACCTTTGTTTTATGTCGCCAATAATTTACTTAATCGTGCAAGTATTAACAGATAATGCCGGTGGCGACCCGGTGCAGTACATAATTCACTTTACAGGTATGGGGGCGATTAACTCACTAATAGTCACCCTATTGATTTCGCCTATAGCGAAGAAATTTAAACAAGGTTTACTACTTCAAACAAGACGTTTAGTGGGTTTGTACGTGTTTGCTTATGCTTGTTTGCATATCGCTGCGTTCATCAGCTTAGATTTATTATTTGCTTGGGGATTTTTGTTTGAAGAGATTATCAAACGGCCTTATATTTTAGTGGGCTTTACGGGATTTGTTATCGCTTCATTACTTACTATTACTTCATTTCAAGCTGTTAAGCGTAATATGGGTAAACGTTGGCAGTCATTACATAATTGGGTATATGTTCTGGCCGTATTAGCGCCGATTCATTTCTACTGGTCTGTGAAATCTGAGATTATAGAACCGAGTATTTATATAGGCATTATTATGTTTTTGTTGTGGATCCGAAGAAGGCAAATCAAAATGTGGCTAATTAAAAAAGAAACGCCAACAGAAGTGTCAAAGGTAAGTGCGAAAGCTGATTCACAGAGCTAATGCTACCTAAGAGCTTGGTTATCATTTTCAATAAAAAATACCGACATGATGTCGGTATTTTTATGTCTGTAGATTACTTATCTGAATAGGCAATCTTTACGCTTAGTTTGCTTAAGTAAGCCGTTAATGGAGTAACTGGCAAACAAACTAAAGAGTATGACAGAGCCCATAATGACAGCAAGTAGGTACCAAGGTTGTTCCACTGACATTCTAAAATCAATGTATTGAAATGTGCTGACGCCCCAAACTGAGACGGTAGCAAATACCAGACCGACTTGTATTAAACGACTAATAATATTGATTCTTAAGGTGAGCAACAAGGGTAAAGCCGCACAAGTAATCGCGAGTGAGGTTTGCCCGTATCGTAAAAAATGTGCACTAAGAAGAATGTACGCGAATGTTATTAATGCTATGCGCCACCACATAAATGTATTCTCCAAAATATAACACTATATGTGCGCAATATAGCGTTATGAGAGCTTGATTTCTTGTATCTGAATCACATATTCAAATGGTGAATAGCTAATAGGAGGATACAGTTCAAAGTATGGAAGGAAATAGGCAAAATAACAGTTTTAGACAACAACATAAAAAGACTGTTTTATTCAGAAGAACGATTGAATATTTGATGATATTGCTGTGTTTTGGATAATAAAGTCATCAGAATATTCAAGAGGGGTAGAATTAGAGAATTGGTCGGGATAACAGGATTTGAACCTGTGATCTCTTGTCCCCCAGACAAGCGCCTTACCGGACTAGGCCATATCCCGAGCATTACTCTAATCGTAAATTAGCAATAAGGTTTTTATAGTGCAAGATAAAATAGACATAAAAGGTGCTAAGTGATGATAAAACAGTCATTTACCGTGAGGTTAATTGGACTATTTAGGCATAATTATTTCCTGCCTACCTCCTTTTATTGATTATATAGTCTTCTTCCTTCTCGCATCACTTGAATAAGCTCAGGCGCACTCATTTTTCGCTTGAGACGTTTATCGTAATTGATGTCGTAAATACGATATTTTCCGTGTCTGTCGAGGACGGTGATTTCATTTTCTTGGTAAATAGCGAATGTGCGACTGTTACCAATATAAATCCAACTTTGTTCATTTGGCTCTAACAAACTATAGCCAGAGCTGTAATCAGTTACAGGGTTCGTGCAATGAAGAACTTGCCCCATAATGGTGGGTACTACACCGTAGTTACTGGTGCGATATTTAACCGTATCAGCGGCAGTATTGGGTAAATGCATCACAAACGGCACTTTGACATTACCTGGAGAAAGGTTTTGATTTACTTCAGTAGGATTACTACTAAATACTTGACCATGGGTGCCTGTGATAATAACCACGGTTTGGTCATCAACATCACTCAGTAACTTTGCTAATTGTTGGTCAATGAAGAATAGCGATTGTCGATATTGGTTATATAGCACTTTTTGGGCTGGCTTTATGTCAATATGAGGCTTAATCGTTTCAATACCTAAAAATCCGACCGGGGTGTCGTAGTGCTTGGTTGCTGTAAGGTTAACTAAAGAAAACCAATGTGAATCTTGCTTAGATTGCCATTCAGTAAACTTATTAATTGATTGAATATCCGTTTTCGCACTGCCTTCATCACTTTGGCTGGTATGCACCTCAACACCGTAAAATATGTCTTTATGGGCAAAAGTGTCGGCATTTTCTTGGGGCAGAAATATGGCTTGTTGGTAACCTTGTTGTGCTAAAACTTGAGTCATTACAGGGGGAGTATGAAAGAACTCTTTTCTATCGCTGTAGTTTCCTTGAAGGCCATATAATAAGGTAAACATTCCAGATTCAAATTGGTTTCCACCACTAAAGTGTTCTGTAAACTGTTTATTATTTTGTTGATATTGAGTCATAAAAGGCATTGTCTGAGCATTAACCATGTCAGCCCTTAAACCGTCAATTGAAATAATAAGAACATTTAGCTGCTCTTGCGCCTGACATTGAAGCGGTGCTATGGGGTAACTGAGCTTTCTGGCTTTAGTTTGGTAACTTTTACTTGAAATGGACGCGCCTTCAATTCCATGACTTTCCATGAATGACCGAGCTGTGGCTGGATAAGATAGTGGATAGGTATCATCAAAGCGGGTGATTTGAGTGACATCCGACGCATCTGCCCAAATGTGCACCAAATGACTGGCAATAAAACAAACTCCAATAATGGCGATAGCTTTATTACCCAATTGTTTCTTCTCAATTTTTGTAACCCGTTTCCAGATGAAATTAGCTGCAGTTAACTCAATGAGTATGATGGCTATTGGAGTCGCAATATAAGAGGTGCTACCCAATATCGCATTGAGATCGGTCCACGCCAGATCAAATGCAAATGGGCTTAAATGAATGCCATAATCATCATAAACTAAGGTGTCATATAACAATACACACAGACCTAAGGTCGCGATAAGTGCGCCATAACCTCTGAGTATTTTGGAGTAGGGTAATAATAACGTGGCAGGAAACAGAAAAACGACATAAACGATAAATGCTAGAAAACTGAAATGACTAATGGTGCTAATCGCAAGATAGCTCCAACCAATTAAGCTTTCTGGGTAACCGACACTACTGAGATATCGAGCTCCAACAATCATGGCCAAAAAGCCATTGAAGAAGGCGAACCAGTGGCCCCAATTAACAAGTTGCGACACTTTGTCGCGCGCCATTTGTTTTTTACGCTCAACCATGTGAAGTCGTTTTCCTAATCCTGATTAATCAAAAGTAGCAATAAAATGGATTAATTTTACTGCTTTTAATACTACTGATAGTCGTACTTAATCGACTTTTACAGAGCGTGCTAATGCTTTAGCAAATTGTTCTGCAACAGCTTGACGAGACTCACTTGGTACTTTGTTTTCTAGTAAGTGAGAAACGCAGTTACCCAGAACCATCAAGCTTAAATCTGTTGGCGCTTGATGCTTATTTAGCACAGCTAATAACTCTGAAATTAATGCTTCAACTTGGGTGTTAGTGTATTTAGATTGGATAGCCATATTCGAAAAAGTTCAAAAAGTAATGAATTGGCTAATTATTATATCGGATTTACCTCTACTACGCTGCAAGTTTCTATTGAGCTAAATTAGTAAGAATGTTGTCAGTTATTCATGTTTGATATTAAATCGTGATTAACGATTTAATGAGATTAGTGACAGATAACAATTCCTGATTATTTAAGTATTTTATTTTTAGATTTATGAAATGGGTCTGTTATGATATCTATCGCTATTTCGCTTCCATTACACAGATCAGTTAGGGCTTATGAGCATCAATATCGAACAAGCAATTATTCACGAAATCTCTCAAGATAGTCAGGGTCAATTAAGTTGTCGCTTAAGACCTCAGCCATTATTAAATAGCAGCGCTGTTGAGAGCATGCTCGAAGAGTTACACCAAACCTATACAGGTAAAGCAGGTAAAGGGTTTGGTTTTTTTGGTACTCATGGAGAAGATGGTGAAGCAAATCCAGCTTTTTCAGATGCATTAACTGATTACCGTAGTGGCGAGCTGGGATTTGTTGAATTTAGTAGTGCCGCGAGCAAGTTACTGCAAGAAGAATTAGCAAAATATGATTTTAGCCAAGGCGGATTTTTATTGATGTCTTGCTATACCAATATGACTAGTGATTATTTATTTGTTGCTTTACTTAATGCTAAGCCATCAATGACAGTGCTTGATGACATGGAATTATCTCAAAATAACCATTTAGATCTTACCAATGTTCAGCTTGCTGCTCGCATTGATTTAACTGAATGGCAAGCTGATAAAGCATCACGTAAGTATATCTCTTTTGTCAGAGGCAGAGCGGGGCGTAAAGTTGCTGACTTCTTCCTTGATTTTATGGGTTGTGTTGAAGGCGTGAATACTAAAGCGCAAAATAAAACCTTGATGCATGCCGTTGAAGATTTTGTTGCTAGCAGTGAATTGACCAAAGATGAGCGCCAACAGTGTCGTGATAAAGTTTTTGACTACTGCTCTGAAAGAGCTGACGAAGGCGCGGACATTGAAGTTAAAGATTTAGCTGATGAACTTGCTGATACTGGCATGGATTCATTCTATGATTTTGCTTGTGGTGGTTCATACGAGCTTGATGAAGAGTTTCCTGCTGATAAGGCGAGTCTACGTACCTTGAAGAAGTTTTCGGGTACAGGTGGCGGTGTAACTTTAAGTTTTGACGGTGGCCATTTAGGCGAGCGGGTTATCTATGATCCTATTTCTGATACACTTTTGATCAAAGGCGTTCCCGCTAATTTGAAAGACCAATTAGACCGTCGTCTTAAAGGTGAATAAATCATCTATCTACAATTAAAGCGTCCTTTCGGGCGTTTTTTTTTGCAATTAATATATGTATTTAACCATTTCAATACATAATTCGGCATATTTGGCTATTAATACATTTTAATCATTTCAATTTTTGTTCTATTTAGTACACTAGCCAAAATTTTTAGCCTAATAGCGGTGGACGCAATCAACGCGACCACTTTGGGGGATACATGATTACTGCCTATGTTTATAAAGATCGCAAGTTAACTGTTCACGAACTGAATGTTCAAGACAGTATACCCGAACAAACATTATGGTTAGACATGTTCAAGCCCAATGATGATGAAAGGGAATGGTTAAGCCGATTTTCCGTAGAGGAAGTTCCCGACGAAGAAGACATTAATGAGATTGAAGCTTCAGCACGTTTTTTCCAGAGTAAAGATGGATTACACATCAATTCTTTATTTCCCCAACGTGTAGGAACTGAAGTAAAAGGGATTAACGTTTCATTCAATTTACGTAAAGATTTTTTACTGACAATTCGTGAGGATGATGTTGGCCTGATCCGTTTACTTCGAAACTACCTGCGTTTAGGTAAACTTGATGTGACATCGCCTCAAGGGTTAATGTTGGAATTATTCACATTAAAAGTCGATTATTTATCTGATTTAATTGAAGATGTGTATTCAGTACTTGAAAGCGTGGGCGAAGAGGTTTTTGAAGATCAGGAACTTGATGACGTATTTAAGCTCATCACTAGACAGGAAGACTCTAACGGTAAAATCCGCTTAAGTTTGCTTGATACTCAACGTTCATTGCGCTACATACAGCGCTATTACCGTGAGAATTTGTCTGAAGAGAACATGAAAGACTTACGTGAAATGTTATCTGATATCGAATCATTAATGCCGCACAGTCAGTTTATTTTCGACAAGTTGAATTTTTTACTGGATGCTGCAATGGGCTTTAGTGGTATTCAGCAGACTAAAATTATTAAAATATTCTCAGTTGCCGCCGTGGTATTTTTACCGCCGACAGTTATTGCCAGCAGCTATGGTATGAACTTCGCTAATATGCCTGAGTTAGATTGGCGTTTCGGTTATCCTATGGCAATTGGGATGATGTTAGCAAGTGCCGCAGGGACTTACTTTTTCTTTAAGCGTAAGGGTTGGTTATAACCTATATAGCTTAGTTTGGATTAACTTTAGCGAGTACTTATTTGTTAAAAATCTATTTTGATTAAAGCCATTAACTGTTGCAGTTAATGGCTTTATTTTTGCTTGCAATTTAAGCGTTTCCAATCCCATAACTTATTCTTTCGCGTGGACTAAGATACTTCATTATATTTTCTGGCAACGCCGATACCGGCAAACATCGTACTATGCTAATTTCTTCTTTTTCTAAATCAATGATTGGAGCCTGTTCTTTTGGCACTATTGGGTCGTAGACCATGATTTGTGGGAATAAAATTTTATTGAGATTAACTGACATGACAATTCCAAACTGGCCGCTTGATAATTCAATAATGCTGCCTGGCGGATACACACCAATGGTTTTGATGAGTTTTCCTACGTACTCAGGATTGAGCTTTTCTTGATAGTTTTTATAAATTAACCCAAGGGATGCATAAGGCGTTTTAGACTTAGATAATTTGGTGCCATTACAAAGGTCATCGTATTCATTGACGACAGTAATGAGTTGTGAAAATTTATCTAATTTGTCAGCTTTTAACCCTTTAGGGTAGCCGCTGCCGTCAAGAAACTCGTGATGGTTTGCAATCATCGCTTTTGCTGGTTCAGGAAAGGTGTCGGCTAATTTTAAAAAATTCAGACTCATCAATGGGTGTTGTTTAAGCAAGTTTTTTTCAGGTGTGCTTAAGGGAACTTGTTTATTAAGAATATTACTGGGAATTTTTAGTTTGCCGACATCATGAAATAGCGCCCCAAGGCCGACCAACTCGATCTCTTCGCGTTCCCATTTTAAACCCTTAGCCAGCATCATACACATGACTGAGACATTCATCGAATGGTGATAAATTAAATCTCCAGGTTTGACATCGCTCATTAAATGTAAAACTAAATCATCAGAACTCATTAGCATACTTGTCATGTTAGAGATCATGTCTTTAGCATCATTGACGGAGTTTAAAGGGCGACTGCCGAGTTTTGAAACGGTTGAGCGCATCATGGCTAAGGAACGATCAAATTGTTGTTCTGTTTTCTTTAAGCTTCGACGTAATTTTTTCTGGGATTCAATTTGAGCCTGTTTATAGGCTTCCATTTGATCTTTAAGCTGACTTACATCGCTTTTAATATCTGTTGATGTTATCGATGCTTGATTTGGAGTGTTAAGCAGATCTGTATCACTGCGCTCAGAATCAAAGATGACGTCTTTAATACCTAAACTTTTGATTAATTCAATCTGTGATTGTGATTTAACCTTGAAACTACTGAAGAGAAAAGGGTGATCTTTCCAAGAAACCGGTAAGCGGATAAAGTTACCTACTTGAATGTGATCAACCGATACTTTTGTATTTTTATTCATAAGTTAAACATGGTCTGCCAAGATTGATTTTAATAATTACAGCGATATAAAAGCAGTTTGCTTTACAGATTAAGATAAAGCATGCAGCATAATATCATTACAAAATTAAAAAGTGCTTATTTAATATGGATTTTATTGAAATTATTCCCAATGCTATTAGCGATGATTTATGCGATAGATTGCGTGAGGCGTTTGACAAGCACCCTTCTGTCACAGAAGGGAAAACTGGGCAGGGTGTAGATCACGAAAAAAAGAAAAGTTTAGATTTAACCCTTGATTTACATAATAATCTCACCGGTTTGAAAAATGAGCTTTTACAGAATACGTTAAAATTAACAGCAAATTATTTTAAACAATATCCTATAGCTTTAATGGGGGCTGTATCGGTTACAGTTGCTGATGAAAAAGGTGATCCTGTCACATTAACCCCTGATAATTTTAATAAGCTAGGAGCTCATAGGGCAGAGGTTTTAACAAAGTATTTATATCGAAGCGGTAGTATTAATTTGCAAAAGTATCTGCAGAATGTAGGCGGATACCCCCATTGGCATTCAGAGCACTTTCCCCAGCAAGGTTCTCATGAAGCTTTACATCGAGTTTTGCTTTATATGTTTTATCTGAATGATGTCGAAGAGGGTGGCGAAACCGAGTTTTATTATCAGAACAAGCTGATAAAACCCCAAAAAGGAACCATGGTTATCGCACCAGCTGGATTTACCCATACGCACAAGGGTAATACACCAGTTAGTAATGATAAGTATATTGCCACTTCATGGATTATGTTTAATCGAGCAGAGCAGCTTTATGCTCCGATAACACCAAATTGATTTAACGAGTTTATTGGTTATGGATGGCAGTCATAAAAAATGGTGACAATAAAGTCACCATTCTTATCAGTCTTAATCTGTTTGTATAACAGTTAACAGGTTAATTATTGGGTATTTTAATCGTGAACTTTGCCCCTTCCAGATGGCTTTCGTTGATCGATAAAATACCGTGGTAACTGTTGACTATTTCATTACAAACCGCAAGTCCGATACCTTGTCCTGGCGATTGTGTATCGGCGCGTACTCCTCGCTGAATAATTCTTTCTTTAAGTGCTTCTTCAACACCCGGTCCATCATCTTCAACTATGAGTATTGCGTTACCACTGTGGTCAATTTGGGCTGAAATGCTGACTTGGCTTATACAGAGTCTAAATGCGTTTTCCATTAGATTCCCGCAAATCTCCATTAAGTCGCCTTTATTCATCGGGAAGCTAATGCTTGATTCAATATCACAACTAAATTTCACT is a window of Shewanella donghaensis DNA encoding:
- the rmuC gene encoding DNA recombination protein RmuC, with product MPFPPNLTIPEIIVLAAVAFLSLLIGALLNQRLTRLRWEQHKQRITEEMAQLTNDSNIKQQALTEQIDDKQDALILVQNKVETLIAQFAKMEAQAERIPSLEQQLNDGQRKFMETQLALSKSNAMQQSIQAQADIEKTALNDKIVLLETAEERLKLQFENLANRIFEEKTENFKKQNVTQMDGVLGPLKQQLEGFRQQVRESYSQEQTERSALKHQLDDLKALNLQMSQDAVNLTKALKGDNKQQGNWGEVILERVLQESGLREGHEYDTQQDLKDEQGKRFKPDVIVHLPEQKDVVIDAKMSLIAYERFFNSEDELVQQQAIKELALSIRQHIKGLSHKDYHKLHGLKSLDYVLMFIPIEPAFLLALESDPSLVNFALDHNIMLVSPTNLLVALRTINNIWRYEYQNQNAQTIAAQAGKIYDKLCSYVDDMDKLGRALETADKTYQQAMNKLSQGKGNLIRQAHVMQKLGVETSKNLDPQLINKAMDDSKES
- the msrP gene encoding protein-methionine-sulfoxide reductase catalytic subunit MsrP, giving the protein MVSKKGFFKGIANPPSWALKDHQVTPEGVFRDRRNIVKALGLGSLGASLPGQVQAGLFDLFGSDDKPAFAVQGLDYSKPSAFQINDKLTPEDKIIRHNNFYEFGTSKQDPFDNAQSFQVDPWELKIEGLVDKPLTLNLHDLTTKFGLEERTYRLRCVEAWSMVVPWVGFSLAELLKMAGVSNKATHVAFETLFDPDQMPGQKNRLMGGGIHYPYVEGVTIAEAMNELPFLAVGLYGKTLPPQNGAPVRLVLPWKYGFKSIKSVVKIRVTDKQPPTSWNQLASSEYGFYANVNPEVDHPRWSQASERSIGEGGLFSAKRIPTQMFNGYGDSVADLYKNLDLRKYY
- the msrQ gene encoding protein-methionine-sulfoxide reductase heme-binding subunit MsrQ, coding for MRLTSRGLFWLKGFLHLCFMSPIIYLIVQVLTDNAGGDPVQYIIHFTGMGAINSLIVTLLISPIAKKFKQGLLLQTRRLVGLYVFAYACLHIAAFISLDLLFAWGFLFEEIIKRPYILVGFTGFVIASLLTITSFQAVKRNMGKRWQSLHNWVYVLAVLAPIHFYWSVKSEIIEPSIYIGIIMFLLWIRRRQIKMWLIKKETPTEVSKVSAKADSQS
- a CDS encoding DUF3413 domain-containing protein, with the protein product MVERKKQMARDKVSQLVNWGHWFAFFNGFLAMIVGARYLSSVGYPESLIGWSYLAISTISHFSFLAFIVYVVFLFPATLLLPYSKILRGYGALIATLGLCVLLYDTLVYDDYGIHLSPFAFDLAWTDLNAILGSTSYIATPIAIILIELTAANFIWKRVTKIEKKQLGNKAIAIIGVCFIASHLVHIWADASDVTQITRFDDTYPLSYPATARSFMESHGIEGASISSKSYQTKARKLSYPIAPLQCQAQEQLNVLIISIDGLRADMVNAQTMPFMTQYQQNNKQFTEHFSGGNQFESGMFTLLYGLQGNYSDRKEFFHTPPVMTQVLAQQGYQQAIFLPQENADTFAHKDIFYGVEVHTSQSDEGSAKTDIQSINKFTEWQSKQDSHWFSLVNLTATKHYDTPVGFLGIETIKPHIDIKPAQKVLYNQYRQSLFFIDQQLAKLLSDVDDQTVVIITGTHGQVFSSNPTEVNQNLSPGNVKVPFVMHLPNTAADTVKYRTSNYGVVPTIMGQVLHCTNPVTDYSSGYSLLEPNEQSWIYIGNSRTFAIYQENEITVLDRHGKYRIYDINYDKRLKRKMSAPELIQVMREGRRLYNQ
- a CDS encoding YejL family protein; the protein is MAIQSKYTNTQVEALISELLAVLNKHQAPTDLSLMVLGNCVSHLLENKVPSESRQAVAEQFAKALARSVKVD
- the yejK gene encoding nucleoid-associated protein YejK is translated as MSINIEQAIIHEISQDSQGQLSCRLRPQPLLNSSAVESMLEELHQTYTGKAGKGFGFFGTHGEDGEANPAFSDALTDYRSGELGFVEFSSAASKLLQEELAKYDFSQGGFLLMSCYTNMTSDYLFVALLNAKPSMTVLDDMELSQNNHLDLTNVQLAARIDLTEWQADKASRKYISFVRGRAGRKVADFFLDFMGCVEGVNTKAQNKTLMHAVEDFVASSELTKDERQQCRDKVFDYCSERADEGADIEVKDLADELADTGMDSFYDFACGGSYELDEEFPADKASLRTLKKFSGTGGGVTLSFDGGHLGERVIYDPISDTLLIKGVPANLKDQLDRRLKGE
- the corA gene encoding magnesium/cobalt transporter CorA; the encoded protein is MITAYVYKDRKLTVHELNVQDSIPEQTLWLDMFKPNDDEREWLSRFSVEEVPDEEDINEIEASARFFQSKDGLHINSLFPQRVGTEVKGINVSFNLRKDFLLTIREDDVGLIRLLRNYLRLGKLDVTSPQGLMLELFTLKVDYLSDLIEDVYSVLESVGEEVFEDQELDDVFKLITRQEDSNGKIRLSLLDTQRSLRYIQRYYRENLSEENMKDLREMLSDIESLMPHSQFIFDKLNFLLDAAMGFSGIQQTKIIKIFSVAAVVFLPPTVIASSYGMNFANMPELDWRFGYPMAIGMMLASAAGTYFFFKRKGWL
- a CDS encoding HD-GYP domain-containing protein is translated as MNKNTKVSVDHIQVGNFIRLPVSWKDHPFLFSSFKVKSQSQIELIKSLGIKDVIFDSERSDTDLLNTPNQASITSTDIKSDVSQLKDQMEAYKQAQIESQKKLRRSLKKTEQQFDRSLAMMRSTVSKLGSRPLNSVNDAKDMISNMTSMLMSSDDLVLHLMSDVKPGDLIYHHSMNVSVMCMMLAKGLKWEREEIELVGLGALFHDVGKLKIPSNILNKQVPLSTPEKNLLKQHPLMSLNFLKLADTFPEPAKAMIANHHEFLDGSGYPKGLKADKLDKFSQLITVVNEYDDLCNGTKLSKSKTPYASLGLIYKNYQEKLNPEYVGKLIKTIGVYPPGSIIELSSGQFGIVMSVNLNKILFPQIMVYDPIVPKEQAPIIDLEKEEISIVRCLPVSALPENIMKYLSPRERISYGIGNA
- a CDS encoding 2OG-Fe(II) oxygenase encodes the protein MDFIEIIPNAISDDLCDRLREAFDKHPSVTEGKTGQGVDHEKKKSLDLTLDLHNNLTGLKNELLQNTLKLTANYFKQYPIALMGAVSVTVADEKGDPVTLTPDNFNKLGAHRAEVLTKYLYRSGSINLQKYLQNVGGYPHWHSEHFPQQGSHEALHRVLLYMFYLNDVEEGGETEFYYQNKLIKPQKGTMVIAPAGFTHTHKGNTPVSNDKYIATSWIMFNRAEQLYAPITPN